In Deltaproteobacteria bacterium, a single window of DNA contains:
- the trpE gene encoding anthranilate synthase component I codes for MIRPQPDEFAELALRGNLIPVVREVLADLDTPLSLFRALDDGATSFLLESVQGGEKWARYSLIGVGSRARFHARGSQVEWTERGETRRFDAGGDPLAVLRARLAEFRPVTLPGVELPRFTGGAVGMVGYDWVRFIEKIPDANPDPIGLPDVWFSFPDSVVVYDNLRHTALIVHHVDLRDGRDAPAAYADASAKIDALVARIRGARPADERRPAVRAPMELVRSMTPESYQDAVKRAKEYVVAGDIFQVVLGLRFTVPLQVEPLSLYRQLRRINPSPYLFFLRMGESVLIGSSPEILVRLEGDQVDVRPIAGTRRRGRDAADDLAMEQELRTDPKEIAEHAMLVDLGRNDVGRVAEVGSVQVTEYASIERYSHVMHIVSNVQGKLRRGLDWLDLLRATFPAGTLSGAPKVRAMEIIDELEALRRGPFGGCCGYIDYSGNMDLAITIRTMLAHGGKVSVQAGAGIVADSDPRLEYKECENKARALIQAIDMAREGAD; via the coding sequence GTGATCCGCCCCCAGCCCGACGAGTTCGCCGAGCTCGCGCTGCGCGGAAACCTGATCCCGGTCGTGCGCGAGGTGCTCGCGGACCTCGACACGCCGCTCTCGCTGTTCCGCGCGCTCGACGACGGCGCGACCTCATTCTTGCTCGAGTCGGTCCAGGGCGGCGAAAAGTGGGCGCGCTACAGCCTGATCGGCGTCGGTAGCCGCGCGCGCTTTCACGCGCGGGGCTCGCAAGTGGAGTGGACCGAGCGCGGCGAGACGCGGCGCTTCGATGCGGGCGGAGATCCGCTCGCCGTGCTGCGCGCGCGTCTCGCGGAGTTCCGCCCGGTGACACTTCCCGGTGTCGAGCTGCCGCGCTTCACCGGCGGCGCGGTCGGCATGGTCGGCTACGACTGGGTGCGCTTCATCGAGAAAATTCCCGACGCGAACCCGGATCCGATCGGCCTGCCCGACGTGTGGTTCAGCTTCCCCGACAGCGTCGTCGTCTACGACAACCTGCGGCACACCGCGCTGATCGTGCATCACGTCGACCTGCGCGACGGGCGCGATGCGCCTGCGGCGTACGCCGACGCGAGCGCGAAGATCGACGCACTGGTCGCGCGCATCCGCGGCGCGCGCCCCGCCGACGAGCGGCGCCCGGCAGTGCGCGCGCCGATGGAGCTCGTGCGCTCGATGACGCCCGAGAGTTATCAGGACGCGGTGAAGCGCGCGAAGGAGTACGTGGTCGCTGGCGACATCTTCCAGGTCGTGCTCGGGCTGCGCTTCACGGTGCCGCTGCAAGTCGAGCCGCTCTCGCTCTATCGCCAGCTGCGCCGCATCAACCCGAGCCCGTACCTGTTCTTCCTGCGCATGGGCGAGAGCGTGCTGATCGGCTCGTCGCCCGAAATCCTCGTGCGCCTCGAGGGCGACCAGGTCGACGTGCGGCCCATCGCCGGCACGCGCCGCCGCGGGCGCGACGCCGCGGACGATCTCGCGATGGAGCAGGAGCTGCGCACCGATCCGAAGGAGATCGCGGAGCACGCGATGCTCGTCGATCTCGGTCGCAACGACGTGGGCCGCGTGGCCGAGGTGGGGAGCGTGCAGGTCACCGAGTACGCCTCGATCGAGCGCTACTCGCACGTGATGCACATCGTCTCGAACGTGCAGGGCAAGCTGCGCCGCGGGCTCGACTGGCTCGACTTGTTACGGGCGACGTTCCCCGCCGGCACGCTCTCGGGCGCGCCGAAAGTCCGCGCGATGGAGATCATCGACGAGCTCGAGGCGCTGCGGCGCGGGCCGTTCGGCGGCTGCTGCGGCTACATCGACTACTCCGGGAACATGGACCTCGCGATCACGATCCGAACCATGCTCGCACACGGGGGCAAGGTCTCCGTGCAGGCCGGCGCCGGCATCGTCGCCGACTCCGATCCGCGCCTCGAATACAAAGA
- a CDS encoding LPS-assembly protein LptD, protein MLAALALIAALGAGAQAQGADAPERKTFRIGNRSFDLSADDITYEREGDVYVARGGVQIAQEGRVLSADWIAFSSTTRRGMAVGNVIARESDDLVHARATRFQLDEQTGIVLQGSVESQEHDFTLEGEVIERRGEDAYRLEDARFTTCECPEGERTPWLVNSEALDIEVGGYATARNSTIDILGVPVLWLPWLKYPVKTERESGLLFPEVRTSSRTGLEVGLPYFWAVGDPLNVTIAPRYLTKRGFKPELSLEYVVGERSSGEAYGTFLFNDDEVSRSKPATPFDDDRWALDWVHDQLDLPGGWRAKADVTLLSDNLFPFDFREYAERRNDRHIDSLAFAENRFGARDQLGVAGEVRVADDLQNPNNLDRDRTWLQRLPDVRAGALPSGVFGQRVFWAFDARYTHFTAFESVRGRFPGAALGPNGLFLDTGLDGVPTGFERNLATGAASLLDEALDDFDALSNSSGREGDGVFQEGELLADRGHRLVLNPRLYFPVRLGDIVEFLPEVAYYGTLYETHRRGSEARNLVTGNFDLRARLRRSLPLPFTDRRTTHLLEPSVGFAWVEQIGNARQRNNPLFIPRSDILQSRLRALEPISLIRDPADRIEQVEALHVALGNRFYVAGAEEGDPPRLLGDVTLTAWWDFAGDSVRNVFLSGAVFPAKRWRSRFDVGFDIDETQIDETLFELGYSDERGNDVAFAYRFVRDLPKFFEGFRYASNRFDEFSQNFDQIDQFDLYGRWTLLRGFALTYRIQYSLEGTFSVRQQLGLEYVSRCKCWAIRVEAEDERSRGFEVGISYKILGTGDDLIRPFESMRVRDRDAIVRK, encoded by the coding sequence GTGCTCGCCGCGCTCGCGCTGATCGCTGCGCTCGGCGCGGGCGCGCAGGCACAGGGCGCCGACGCGCCCGAGCGCAAGACCTTCCGCATCGGCAACCGCTCGTTCGATCTCAGCGCGGACGACATCACGTACGAGCGCGAAGGCGATGTCTACGTGGCGCGCGGCGGCGTGCAGATCGCGCAGGAAGGGCGCGTGCTGAGCGCGGACTGGATCGCGTTCAGCAGCACGACGCGGCGAGGCATGGCGGTCGGGAACGTGATCGCGCGCGAGTCCGACGATCTCGTGCACGCGCGCGCGACGCGCTTCCAGCTCGACGAACAGACCGGCATCGTGCTGCAGGGCAGCGTCGAGTCGCAGGAGCACGACTTCACGCTCGAAGGTGAGGTGATCGAGCGCCGCGGCGAGGACGCTTACCGCCTCGAGGACGCACGCTTCACGACCTGCGAGTGCCCGGAAGGCGAGCGCACGCCGTGGCTCGTGAATTCGGAAGCGCTCGACATCGAAGTCGGCGGCTACGCGACCGCGCGCAACTCGACGATCGACATCCTCGGCGTGCCGGTGCTGTGGCTGCCGTGGCTGAAGTACCCCGTGAAGACCGAGCGCGAGAGCGGGTTGTTATTCCCAGAAGTGCGCACGAGCTCGCGCACCGGTCTCGAGGTCGGCCTGCCGTACTTCTGGGCCGTGGGCGATCCGCTGAACGTGACGATCGCGCCGCGCTACTTGACCAAGCGCGGCTTCAAGCCCGAGCTCTCGCTCGAGTACGTCGTCGGCGAGCGGTCCTCGGGAGAGGCGTACGGCACGTTCCTGTTCAACGACGACGAGGTGAGCCGCAGCAAGCCCGCGACGCCGTTCGACGACGATCGCTGGGCGCTCGATTGGGTTCACGACCAACTGGATCTCCCCGGCGGCTGGCGCGCGAAGGCGGACGTCACGCTGCTGTCGGACAACCTCTTCCCGTTCGACTTCCGCGAGTACGCCGAGCGCCGCAACGACCGCCACATCGACTCGCTCGCCTTCGCCGAGAACCGCTTCGGCGCGCGCGACCAGCTCGGCGTCGCTGGCGAAGTGCGCGTCGCGGACGACCTGCAGAACCCCAACAACCTCGACCGCGACCGCACGTGGCTGCAGCGCCTGCCCGACGTGCGCGCGGGCGCGCTCCCGAGCGGCGTGTTCGGCCAGCGCGTGTTCTGGGCGTTCGACGCGCGTTACACGCACTTCACCGCGTTCGAGAGCGTGCGGGGGAGATTCCCCGGCGCGGCGCTCGGGCCGAACGGGCTGTTCCTCGACACCGGCCTCGACGGCGTTCCCACCGGCTTCGAGCGCAACCTCGCGACCGGCGCAGCGAGCCTGCTCGACGAAGCGCTCGACGACTTCGATGCGCTGTCGAACTCCAGCGGGCGCGAGGGCGACGGCGTCTTCCAAGAGGGCGAGCTGCTCGCCGACCGCGGGCACCGCCTCGTGCTGAACCCGCGGCTCTACTTCCCGGTGCGGCTCGGCGACATCGTCGAGTTCCTTCCCGAGGTCGCTTATTACGGAACGCTCTACGAGACGCACCGGCGCGGGAGCGAGGCGCGCAACCTCGTCACGGGCAACTTCGATCTGCGCGCGCGCCTGCGCCGCTCACTGCCGCTGCCGTTCACGGATCGCCGCACGACGCATCTGCTCGAGCCGAGCGTGGGGTTCGCGTGGGTGGAACAGATCGGCAACGCGCGCCAGCGCAACAATCCCCTCTTCATCCCGCGCTCCGACATCCTGCAGTCGCGGCTGCGGGCGCTCGAGCCGATCAGCTTGATTCGCGATCCGGCGGATCGCATCGAGCAGGTGGAGGCGCTGCACGTCGCGCTCGGGAATCGCTTCTACGTCGCGGGCGCGGAAGAGGGCGACCCGCCGCGCCTATTGGGCGACGTCACGCTCACCGCGTGGTGGGATTTCGCGGGCGACTCCGTGCGCAACGTCTTCCTCAGCGGCGCGGTCTTCCCTGCGAAGCGCTGGCGGTCGCGCTTCGACGTCGGCTTCGACATCGACGAGACGCAGATCGACGAGACGCTCTTCGAGCTCGGCTATTCGGACGAGCGCGGCAACGACGTCGCGTTCGCGTACCGCTTCGTGCGCGACCTCCCGAAGTTCTTCGAGGGCTTCCGCTACGCGAGCAACCGCTTCGACGAGTTCTCGCAGAACTTCGACCAGATCGATCAATTCGATCTCTATGGGCGCTGGACCCTGCTGCGCGGCTTCGCGCTCACGTACCGCATCCAGTACTCGCTCGAGGGCACGTTCTCGGTGCGCCAGCAGCTTGGCCTCGAGTACGTCTCGCGCTGCAAGTGCTGGGCGATTCGGGTCGAGGCGGAAGACGAGCGCTCGCGCGGCTTCGAGGTCGGCATCTCCTACAAGATCCTGGGCACCGGCGACGACCTGATCCGCCCCTTCGAGTCGATGCGCGTGCGCGACCGCGACGCGATCGTGCGCAAGTAG
- a CDS encoding Crp/Fnr family transcriptional regulator gives MSKSAQDQREDTGFAVRSTYERRFASGDVIYDAGQPGDVLFVVQAGNVELRRDSAGEGGRVIARYGPGDFFGEIAVLLGRERTTRAVAVGDTRLLQLDRATFEAMCADRPEIAMRVIQRLAERAIELEQRLSALGVDDLLRPVVRVLLRAANPGEKTARVPTTLRKLASDAGLRMVEAHRALNQLIDQKLLRLVDDELEIRDFDALAAALDPGE, from the coding sequence GTGAGCAAGTCAGCCCAGGATCAGCGCGAGGACACCGGCTTCGCCGTGCGCAGCACCTACGAGCGGCGCTTTGCGTCCGGTGACGTGATCTACGACGCCGGCCAGCCCGGCGACGTGCTGTTCGTGGTGCAGGCGGGCAACGTCGAGCTCAGGCGCGACAGCGCCGGCGAAGGCGGGCGCGTGATCGCGCGCTACGGCCCGGGCGACTTCTTCGGCGAGATCGCGGTGCTGCTCGGGCGCGAGCGCACCACGCGCGCCGTGGCGGTGGGCGACACGCGGCTGCTCCAGCTCGACCGCGCGACCTTCGAGGCGATGTGCGCCGATCGGCCCGAGATCGCGATGCGCGTGATCCAGCGGCTCGCCGAGCGCGCCATCGAGCTCGAGCAGCGCCTCAGCGCGCTCGGTGTGGACGACTTGTTACGCCCCGTCGTGCGCGTGCTGCTGCGCGCCGCGAATCCGGGTGAGAAGACGGCGCGCGTCCCGACCACGCTGCGCAAGCTCGCGAGCGACGCCGGGCTGCGGATGGTCGAGGCGCACCGCGCGCTGAATCAGCTGATCGACCAGAAGCTGCTGCGCCTGGTCGACGACGAGCTCGAAATCCGCGACTTCGACGCGCTCGCGGCGGCGCTCGATCCGGGCGAGTAG